The following coding sequences lie in one Pelecanus crispus isolate bPelCri1 chromosome 9, bPelCri1.pri, whole genome shotgun sequence genomic window:
- the ANAPC13 gene encoding anaphase-promoting complex subunit 13 has product MDSEVQRDGRILDLIDDAWREDKLPYEDVAIPLNELPEPEQDNGGTTESVKEQEMKWTDLALQYLHENIPPTGN; this is encoded by the exons ATGGACAGCGAAGTGCAAAGGGATGGCAGAATCCTGGATTTGATCGATGATGCATGGAGGGAAGACAAATTGCCGTACGAGGATGTGGCTATCCCTCTG AATGAGCTTCCTGAACCAGAGCAAGACAATGGTGGCACAACCGAGTCTGTGAAAGAGCAAGAAATGAAGTGGACAGATCTGGCTCTCCAGTATCTCCATGAAAACATTCCACCCACAGGAAACTAG
- the LIPH gene encoding lipase member H, whose amino-acid sequence MLKLCVMFIYLLYGVKTDPGETCPAFTALSISNALIGTNLKVKLLLYTRQNPNCAEELDSTASKYLDVTKKTTFIIHGYRLTGSTPVWIPELVHLLLSVEDMNVILVDWNQGATTIIYSNASRNCKKVAEILKKLIDEMLIDGASLDSLHMIGVSLGAHISGFVGQMFDGTLGRITGLDPAGPLYRGKPPSERLDPTDAQFVDVIHSDTDGLGYTEALGHIDFYPNGGTDQPGCPLTIFSGLQYFKCDHQRSVFLFMSSLKQSCNITAYPCDSYRNYRNGKCTSCEAFWPMPCPILGYYAHKWKSYLTQQSHPVTSMFFDTADKEPFCIYHYFVDIITWNKDIRRGTLSMVLVDETGKKAESKVNPEAAAFQQYNQITLLIGFDQDFENVERISLTFSTGSVIGPKFKLRILQMRFRSLTNPERPQLCRYDLVLMENIRKTFKPIPCWSRS is encoded by the exons ATGCTGAAGCTATGTGTCATGTTCATCTACCTTTTGTATGGGGTGAAAACAG ATCCCGGGGAGACATGCCCTGCATTCACGGCTCTCAGCATCAGCAATGCTTTGATAGGGACAAACCTGAAAGTGAAGCTGCTGCTCTACACCAGACAGAACCCAAACTGTGCTGAAGAGCTCGATTCAACAGCCTCCAAGTATCTAGATGTGACCAAGAAAACCACCTTCATCATCCACGGATACCGACTCACAGGCTCTACCCCAGTCTGGATCCCTGAGTTGGTACATCTCCTACTTTCTGTAGAAGACATGAACGTCATCCTTGTGGACTGGAACCAGGGGGCAACAACCATCATCTACAGTAATGCTTCCAGAAACTGCAAGAAAGTTGCTGAGATTCTGAAGAAACTCATTGATGAAATGTTG ATTGATGGAGCATCACTTGACTCCTTGCACATGATAGGAGTGAGCCTGGGAGCACACATCTCTGGCTTTGTGGGACAGATGTTTGATGGTACACTTGGAAGAATCACAG GCCTTGACCCAGCAGGCCCCCTGTACAGAGGAAAGCCACCTAGTGAGAGGCTGGATCCTACAGATGCACAGTTTGTTGATGTCATTCATTCAGACACTGACG gACTAGGTTACACAGAAGCACTAGGACACATAGACTTCTACCCCAACGGTGGGACCGACCAGCCTGGCTGTCCACTGACAATATTTTCTG GattgcagtattttaaatgtgacCACCAGAGGTCTGTTTTCCTGTTCATGTCATCCCTGAAACAGAGCTGCAATATTACTGCATACCCATGTGACTCATACAGAAATTACAGGAATGGCAAATGTACCAGCTGCGAAGCTTTTTGGCCTATGCCATGCCCCATCCTAG GTTATTATGCCCATAAGTGGAAAAGCTATTTAACACAACAGAGCCATCCAGTGACAAGTATGTTTTTTGATACAGCGGACAAAGAGCCATTTTGCA TTTATCACTACTTTGTGGATATTATTACGTGGAACAAAGACATCAGAAGAGGCACCTTAAGCATGGTACTAGTTGATGAAACTGGGAAGAAGGCAGAATCTAAAGTTAATCC AGAAGCTGCAGCCTTTCAGCAGTACAACCAAATCACTTTGCTAATTGGATTCGACCAGGACTTTGAAAATGTAGAAAGAATTTCCTTGACATTTTCCACGGGATCTGTCATTGGCCCAAAATTCAAACTCAGGATTCTCCAAATGAGGTTCCGGTCACTTACAAATCCAGAAAG